A genomic window from Gossypium hirsutum isolate 1008001.06 chromosome D10, Gossypium_hirsutum_v2.1, whole genome shotgun sequence includes:
- the LOC107916310 gene encoding protein trichome birefringence-like 4 isoform X1, with product MADPNYPSPTLTGTLNSNKFSVVTTKNRVAFAFTFTSVFVIGFTTLVFLNPSSYSSPRLQSLLRSSFYRSQFSSHFSHFLPNSSQSNHYPLPFSPFQEHPFQISRESERFHGKNDSSLSSEGTNGTLSEIPAESGKELAEKVLNANGNIIHGSPSRPLDFKESGKELVDGSIDELLEKQRKGDFVEIINQCRIFDGKWVRDDFYPLYAPGTCPYIGESFNCFVNGRPDRGYEKYRWQPNECILPRLNGKHMLELLRGKRLVFLGDSLGRNMWESLVCILRNSVEEKSSVFEVSGKQELGKGGSHSIIFKGYNCSIEYFRSAFLVQEWEMVWRNGSKKETLRLDMIDKSADKYKDADVLIFNTGHWWTHDKTSKGNSYYQEGNTIYNRLHVKVAFRKALTTWAKWIDTNIDSTKTLVFFRGFSASHFRGGRWNSGGQCHGETEPITNGKYLKKYPSKMRIFESVINGMTNPVLYLNVSRMTGFRKDAHPSVYRKQNLTEEEKTSPTRIQDCSHWCLPGVPDTWNELVYTQLLIKHESYQQQLLKPKQQQRNHR from the exons ATGGCTGACCCTAATTACCCATCACCGACACTGACAGGAACACTAAATTCGAACAAATTCTCTGTCGTGACAACAAAAAACAGGGTGGCTTTTGCTTTTACTTTCACTTCCGTTTTTGTCATTGGTTTCACAACTTTAGTATTTCTAAATCCATCTTCTTACTCTTCTCCTCGCCTTCAAAGCCTGCTTCGAAGTTCCTTTTACAGATCCCAGTTTTCCTCCCATTTCTCTCACTTTCTCCCCAATTCTTCCCAATCCAATCACTACCCACTCCCCTTTTCTCCATTCCAGGAACACCCTTTTCAGATTTCTCGGGAATCTGAAAGATTTCATGGGAAAAATGATTCTTCTTTGTCAAGTGAAGGTACTAATGGAACCCTTTCTGAGATTCCTGCAGAAAGTGGGAAAGAATTAGCTGAAAAGGTTTTAAATGCTAATGGAAATATCATTCATGGAAGCCCTTCTCGGCCTTTGGATTTTAAAGAAAGTGGGAAAGAGTTGGTGGATGGAAGCATTGATGAATTACTTGAGAAGCAAAGGAAGGGTGATTTTGTGGAAATAATAAATCAATGTAGAATATTTGATGGGAAATGGGTGAGAGATGATTTTTACCCTCTTTATGCACCAGGGACTTGTCCATATATTGGTGAGTCTTTCAATTGCTTTGTTAATGGTAGGCCTGATAGGGGGTATGAGAAATACAGATGGCAACCCAATGAATGCATCTTACCAAG GTTGAATGGCAAGCATATGCTGGAATTATTGAGAGGGAAGCGATTAGTTTTTCTTGGCGATTCACTTGGTCGGAATATGTGGGAATCTCTGGTTTGTATCCTTAGAAACTCCGTTGAGGAGAAAAGCAGTGTTTTCGAGGTCTCCGGCAAGCAGGAATTAGGAAAAGGGGGTTCTCACTCCATTATATTCAAA GGTTATAATTGCTCAATTGAGTACTTCCGTTCAGCATTTTTAGTTCAAGAATGGGAAATGGTCTGGAGAAATGGATCAAAGAAGGAAACACTTAGACTAGATATGATTGATAAATCAGCTGATAAGTACAAAGATGCCGATGTTCTCATTTTCAATACCGGACATTGGTGGACTCATGATAAAACTTCGAAAGG GAACAGTTACTATCAAGAGGGGAACACTATCTATAACCGATTACATGTTAAAGTAGCCTTTCGAAAAGCTTTGACCACGTGGGCAAAATGGATAGATACTAATATAGATTCTACGAAGACCCTTGTTTTCTTCAGGGGGTTTTCTGCATCACATTTCAG GGGTGGAAGGTGGAACTCTGGAGGGCAATGCCACGGTGAAACTGAACCTATTACAAATGGGAAGTACTTGAAGAAATATCCATCAAAAATGCGAATTTTCGAGTCAGTGATAAATGGCATGACTAATCCGGTCTTGTATCTTAATGTTTCAAGGATGACTGGTTTCCGGAAGGATGCTCATCCATCGGTTTACAGGAAGCAGAACTTAACCGAGGAAGAGAAAACTTCACCTACTAGAATCCAGGATTGCAGCCACTGGTGCCTCCCCGGTGTTCCTGATACTTGGAACGAGCTAGTATACACTCAACTCCTTATCAAACATGAAAGTTATCAGCAACAACTTCTGAAACCAAAACAACAACAGAGAAATCATAGGTAA
- the LOC107916310 gene encoding protein trichome birefringence-like 4 isoform X2 yields the protein MADPNYPSPTLTGTLNSNKFSVVTTKNRVAFAFTFTSVFVIGFTTLVFLNPSSYSSPRLQSLLRSSFYRSQFSSHFSHFLPNSSQSNHYPLPFSPFQEHPFQISRESERFHGKNDSSLSSEGTNGTLSEIPAESGKELAEKVLNANGNIIHGSPSRPLDFKESGKELVDGSIDELLEKQRKGDFVEIINQCRIFDGKWVRDDFYPLYAPGTCPYIGESFNCFVNGRPDRGYEKYRWQPNECILPRLNGKHMLELLRGKRLVFLGDSLGRNMWESLVCILRNSVEEKSSVFEVSGKQELGKGGSHSIIFKGYNCSIEYFRSAFLVQEWEMVWRNGSKKETLRLDMIDKSADKYKDADVLIFNTGHWWTHDKTSKGYYQEGNTIYNRLHVKVAFRKALTTWAKWIDTNIDSTKTLVFFRGFSASHFRGGRWNSGGQCHGETEPITNGKYLKKYPSKMRIFESVINGMTNPVLYLNVSRMTGFRKDAHPSVYRKQNLTEEEKTSPTRIQDCSHWCLPGVPDTWNELVYTQLLIKHESYQQQLLKPKQQQRNHR from the exons ATGGCTGACCCTAATTACCCATCACCGACACTGACAGGAACACTAAATTCGAACAAATTCTCTGTCGTGACAACAAAAAACAGGGTGGCTTTTGCTTTTACTTTCACTTCCGTTTTTGTCATTGGTTTCACAACTTTAGTATTTCTAAATCCATCTTCTTACTCTTCTCCTCGCCTTCAAAGCCTGCTTCGAAGTTCCTTTTACAGATCCCAGTTTTCCTCCCATTTCTCTCACTTTCTCCCCAATTCTTCCCAATCCAATCACTACCCACTCCCCTTTTCTCCATTCCAGGAACACCCTTTTCAGATTTCTCGGGAATCTGAAAGATTTCATGGGAAAAATGATTCTTCTTTGTCAAGTGAAGGTACTAATGGAACCCTTTCTGAGATTCCTGCAGAAAGTGGGAAAGAATTAGCTGAAAAGGTTTTAAATGCTAATGGAAATATCATTCATGGAAGCCCTTCTCGGCCTTTGGATTTTAAAGAAAGTGGGAAAGAGTTGGTGGATGGAAGCATTGATGAATTACTTGAGAAGCAAAGGAAGGGTGATTTTGTGGAAATAATAAATCAATGTAGAATATTTGATGGGAAATGGGTGAGAGATGATTTTTACCCTCTTTATGCACCAGGGACTTGTCCATATATTGGTGAGTCTTTCAATTGCTTTGTTAATGGTAGGCCTGATAGGGGGTATGAGAAATACAGATGGCAACCCAATGAATGCATCTTACCAAG GTTGAATGGCAAGCATATGCTGGAATTATTGAGAGGGAAGCGATTAGTTTTTCTTGGCGATTCACTTGGTCGGAATATGTGGGAATCTCTGGTTTGTATCCTTAGAAACTCCGTTGAGGAGAAAAGCAGTGTTTTCGAGGTCTCCGGCAAGCAGGAATTAGGAAAAGGGGGTTCTCACTCCATTATATTCAAA GGTTATAATTGCTCAATTGAGTACTTCCGTTCAGCATTTTTAGTTCAAGAATGGGAAATGGTCTGGAGAAATGGATCAAAGAAGGAAACACTTAGACTAGATATGATTGATAAATCAGCTGATAAGTACAAAGATGCCGATGTTCTCATTTTCAATACCGGACATTGGTGGACTCATGATAAAACTTCGAAAGG TTACTATCAAGAGGGGAACACTATCTATAACCGATTACATGTTAAAGTAGCCTTTCGAAAAGCTTTGACCACGTGGGCAAAATGGATAGATACTAATATAGATTCTACGAAGACCCTTGTTTTCTTCAGGGGGTTTTCTGCATCACATTTCAG GGGTGGAAGGTGGAACTCTGGAGGGCAATGCCACGGTGAAACTGAACCTATTACAAATGGGAAGTACTTGAAGAAATATCCATCAAAAATGCGAATTTTCGAGTCAGTGATAAATGGCATGACTAATCCGGTCTTGTATCTTAATGTTTCAAGGATGACTGGTTTCCGGAAGGATGCTCATCCATCGGTTTACAGGAAGCAGAACTTAACCGAGGAAGAGAAAACTTCACCTACTAGAATCCAGGATTGCAGCCACTGGTGCCTCCCCGGTGTTCCTGATACTTGGAACGAGCTAGTATACACTCAACTCCTTATCAAACATGAAAGTTATCAGCAACAACTTCTGAAACCAAAACAACAACAGAGAAATCATAGGTAA